One stretch of Pradoshia sp. D12 DNA includes these proteins:
- a CDS encoding superoxide dismutase: MNPFKKYWEEVDKWKTAVVDWAADQEESFRSMIMGRVDHLTAYLNSMKNKTPSQNELIELQNMMKELDESVQKAHNGDSYVPPGRHALPPLPYSYDALEPFIDREIMRLHHTIHHQTYVDGLNKAETKMKEARDKDDYDLLKHWEREAAFHGSGHYLHTIFWYNMKPDGGGEPTGELMNFIKRDFGSFTKFKKEFTEAAKKVEGVGWAILVWSNRAHRLEILQSERHMILTQWDTIPLLVLDVWEHAYYLQYKTDRPAYINNWWNLVNWNNVSERFEQARKIGWKIYKK; the protein is encoded by the coding sequence ATGAATCCTTTTAAAAAGTATTGGGAAGAGGTAGATAAATGGAAGACAGCGGTTGTTGATTGGGCGGCCGATCAAGAGGAGTCATTTAGGAGTATGATCATGGGCCGAGTTGATCATCTCACGGCTTATTTAAACAGCATGAAAAATAAAACCCCATCCCAAAATGAGTTGATAGAGCTTCAGAATATGATGAAGGAGCTGGATGAATCTGTTCAAAAGGCACATAATGGCGATTCATATGTACCGCCTGGAAGACATGCCTTGCCGCCATTGCCATACTCCTATGATGCTTTGGAGCCCTTTATAGACCGTGAGATTATGAGATTGCATCATACTATTCATCATCAGACATATGTCGATGGTCTGAATAAAGCCGAAACTAAAATGAAAGAAGCCCGCGATAAAGATGATTATGACCTTTTAAAGCATTGGGAAAGAGAAGCTGCTTTTCACGGATCAGGACATTATTTGCACACTATATTTTGGTACAATATGAAGCCTGATGGCGGTGGGGAACCAACAGGTGAATTAATGAACTTTATTAAAAGAGATTTTGGCAGCTTCACAAAATTTAAAAAGGAATTTACCGAAGCTGCTAAAAAGGTTGAGGGTGTAGGCTGGGCGATTTTAGTTTGGTCCAACCGAGCCCATCGGCTGGAAATTTTACAATCTGAACGGCATATGATTCTGACGCAATGGGATACAATCCCTTTATTAGTATTGGATGTTTGGGAGCACGCGTATTATTTACAATACAAGACTGACCGTCCGGCTTATATAAACAACTGGTGGAATTTGGTTAATTGGAACAATGTTAGCGAACGATTTGAACAGGCACGGAAAATTGGCTGGAAAATATATAAGAAATAA
- a CDS encoding DUF3907 family protein, translating to MGNTLVKSQLEDVTTFLEQTVQTLEIYMNEMTIERLMEEKSGDELYYKGLFSTIRKLLVYCEEGLEACRIVLKNEPFNKGAAERVLYRVYHKCIEEYFAPKSDLWFEDSRSAYTGRNCIKFREEAPESLKSLITKLEFDVQKIREELEYYETDYRTKMVQSN from the coding sequence TTGGGTAATACATTAGTGAAGAGCCAGTTGGAGGATGTAACAACATTTTTGGAGCAAACAGTACAAACTCTCGAGATTTACATGAATGAAATGACAATTGAACGTTTGATGGAGGAAAAAAGCGGCGATGAGCTCTATTATAAGGGCTTGTTTTCAACAATCCGTAAGCTGCTGGTTTATTGTGAAGAAGGCTTAGAGGCTTGCAGGATTGTCCTTAAAAACGAACCATTTAATAAAGGTGCTGCAGAGCGAGTTCTTTACCGCGTATATCATAAATGTATTGAAGAATATTTTGCTCCAAAAAGTGATTTATGGTTTGAGGACAGCCGTTCAGCGTATACAGGGCGCAATTGTATAAAATTCCGTGAAGAAGCACCAGAAAGCTTGAAAAGCCTGATTACAAAACTGGAATTTGATGTTCAAAAAATCAGAGAAGAACTTGAATACTATGAAACCGATTATCGAACAAAGATGGTTCAATCAAATTAA
- the scpB gene encoding SMC-Scp complex subunit ScpB gives MDIVNWKSILEALLFAAGDEGLSLEQISSVLEVTEEEAKDALYDLKELYQNEDRGICVVELAGVYQLATKKVHAPYLKKLVETPSANTLSQASLETLAIIAYKQPITRIEIEAIRGVKTERPLQTLMAKALIQETGRAEGAGRPYLYGTTKEFLDYFGLKSLDELPALQDDTDDGFNDEEADLFFHKFQEME, from the coding sequence TTGGATATTGTTAATTGGAAATCAATATTGGAAGCATTACTTTTTGCGGCAGGTGATGAAGGGTTATCTCTTGAGCAAATTTCATCCGTATTGGAAGTGACAGAAGAAGAGGCAAAAGATGCGTTATATGATCTTAAAGAGCTGTATCAAAATGAAGATCGGGGAATCTGTGTTGTTGAATTGGCCGGTGTCTACCAATTGGCGACAAAAAAAGTGCATGCCCCCTATTTGAAAAAGCTTGTTGAAACACCTTCGGCAAACACACTATCGCAGGCTTCCTTGGAAACATTGGCGATTATCGCCTATAAACAGCCTATAACCAGAATTGAGATTGAGGCTATCCGCGGTGTCAAAACGGAACGTCCTTTACAAACCTTAATGGCCAAGGCTTTAATTCAGGAAACAGGTCGTGCGGAAGGGGCGGGAAGGCCCTATTTATACGGAACGACCAAGGAGTTTTTGGATTACTTCGGTTTAAAATCTTTGGACGAGCTGCCGGCGCTACAGGATGACACAGATGATGGATTTAATGACGAGGAAGCAGATTTGTTTTTTCATAAATTCCAAGAGATGGAATAA
- a CDS encoding segregation/condensation protein A, with protein sequence MSYKIKIDAFEGPLDLLLHLINRLEIDIYDIPVSEITEQYVAYIHTMKELELDIASEYLVMAATLLAIKSKMLLPKHEEEWDEEEDEFLMSDDPREELVTQLLEYKKYKEAADEFKNMEAERALLFTKPPIDLSPYTEDVKTERHDLDVSLYDMLSAFQKLMRRKKLRKPLQTRITRQEITIDKRIQEIKDYLKEKREKVLFTSLFNTEEKEQLVVTFLAVLELMKQNEIQVEQTNNFEEIFIEWKQEDFTIGYC encoded by the coding sequence ATGAGTTATAAAATAAAGATAGATGCATTTGAAGGTCCACTCGATTTATTACTGCATCTAATAAATCGATTAGAAATAGATATATATGATATTCCTGTTTCTGAAATCACCGAACAATATGTTGCCTATATCCACACCATGAAGGAGCTTGAACTGGATATAGCCAGTGAATATTTAGTCATGGCGGCAACACTTTTAGCTATTAAAAGTAAAATGCTCCTACCCAAACATGAAGAGGAATGGGATGAGGAAGAGGATGAATTCTTGATGAGTGACGATCCTCGTGAAGAATTAGTTACACAGCTGCTTGAATATAAAAAATATAAAGAGGCGGCTGATGAGTTTAAAAATATGGAAGCTGAAAGGGCGTTATTATTTACTAAACCTCCGATTGATTTATCGCCATATACGGAAGATGTAAAAACGGAACGCCATGACTTAGATGTCAGCCTTTATGATATGCTGAGCGCCTTTCAAAAATTAATGAGACGAAAAAAATTAAGAAAACCGTTACAAACTCGAATTACACGTCAGGAAATTACGATAGATAAACGGATTCAGGAAATAAAGGATTATCTTAAGGAAAAAAGAGAAAAGGTCTTATTTACCTCTCTCTTTAACACAGAGGAAAAAGAGCAGTTAGTTGTCACCTTTCTTGCTGTCCTGGAATTGATGAAGCAAAATGAAATTCAGGTGGAACAAACAAATAACTTCGAGGAAATTTTCATAGAATGGAAGCAGGAGGATTTTACAATTGGATATTGTTAA
- a CDS encoding YjcZ family sporulation protein — protein MGDGAVGGYGSGFALIVVLFILLVIVGVAWC, from the coding sequence ATGGGAGATGGCGCAGTTGGAGGTTACGGTAGCGGATTTGCGCTAATCGTAGTGTTATTCATTCTACTCGTAATTGTTGGAGTAGCTTGGTGTTAA
- a CDS encoding DUF309 domain-containing protein, with protein sequence MNYPIEFIQYLAEFHGSRDYFECHEILEEYWKKHLPLDRKSVWVGFIQLAVGMYHYRRNNESGAIRTLQKSKQILNKHTEEMNQLGMDSDGLLQLLTDSIHRLKNNEPYKSPFLPIEDPDLLAACQTICKEYGYSWNCSSNLTDPLLVNRHSTRDRTDVIQERFKQLQKRSKNK encoded by the coding sequence ATGAACTACCCAATTGAGTTCATTCAGTACTTAGCCGAATTTCATGGAAGCAGAGATTATTTTGAATGCCATGAAATACTTGAAGAGTACTGGAAAAAACATCTCCCGTTAGATCGAAAATCTGTATGGGTCGGATTTATCCAGCTGGCCGTCGGTATGTATCATTACCGCAGAAATAATGAATCAGGAGCTATTCGCACCTTACAAAAATCAAAGCAAATTTTAAACAAACATACCGAAGAAATGAATCAATTAGGTATGGATTCAGATGGTTTACTCCAATTACTGACTGACTCCATACATAGGTTAAAAAACAATGAACCATACAAAAGTCCATTTTTGCCGATTGAAGATCCAGATTTGCTCGCGGCCTGCCAAACCATTTGCAAAGAATATGGATATTCATGGAATTGCAGCAGCAATCTTACTGATCCATTATTAGTGAATAGGCATTCTACCCGTGATCGTACAGATGTTATTCAGGAACGATTCAAGCAACTTCAAAAGCGCAGCAAAAATAAATAG
- a CDS encoding GNAT family N-acetyltransferase: MLIRYKKSFEKIAMGLLSFMPDEKDLKKLQNTVKSYETESDRQLYLWKQDEDIIGLIGVDLDGKTVTVTDLSVNPSHRGLGVGHEMVNCLIELYEGYEIISRDITAEFISKCLDCEADNKA; this comes from the coding sequence ATGTTAATTAGATACAAGAAGAGCTTTGAAAAAATCGCAATGGGTTTATTATCTTTTATGCCTGATGAAAAAGATTTAAAGAAGCTCCAGAATACTGTTAAATCATATGAAACAGAATCAGACAGGCAACTATATCTTTGGAAACAAGATGAGGACATTATAGGTCTGATCGGGGTAGATTTGGATGGAAAGACGGTTACGGTAACCGATTTATCCGTTAATCCCTCTCATAGGGGTCTGGGAGTTGGCCATGAAATGGTAAACTGTCTGATTGAATTATATGAGGGATACGAAATTATTTCCAGAGATATAACAGCGGAGTTTATTTCAAAATGTCTGGATTGTGAAGCCGATAATAAAGCATGA
- a CDS encoding DUF1002 domain-containing protein, translating to MKKQLLKLMSVLLAVSFLIPSVALADMQRGDMVVTLGENLTQEQKKLLLAEMDAPKDVEIVTVSNSEEHKYLDGKIASRLIGTKAISSSSITIAAKGSGITVKTKNINWVTEDMYKNALATAGIKDAEIYVTAPFEVSGTAALTGLIKAYEVTTDTKISEEQKQAANEEMVETAKLGDQIGTDEATSLVESIKEEIAVNPPQNDADLRSIIEKAAEQLGITLTEQQIQSLIDLFNKLQDLGIDWNKVGEQINAAKDKVTNYLQSEEGQSFLDKLKVFFVSLIDAIKSLFS from the coding sequence ATGAAAAAACAGCTTTTAAAATTAATGTCAGTTTTGTTGGCAGTTAGTTTTCTCATCCCTAGTGTAGCTTTGGCTGATATGCAAAGAGGCGACATGGTCGTTACACTTGGCGAAAACCTGACTCAGGAACAAAAAAAATTATTGTTAGCTGAAATGGACGCTCCAAAGGATGTAGAGATTGTAACAGTTTCTAATTCAGAAGAGCATAAATACTTGGATGGTAAAATTGCAAGCAGACTGATTGGAACAAAAGCAATCTCCTCTTCATCCATTACGATTGCTGCCAAAGGTTCCGGGATTACGGTAAAAACGAAAAATATCAATTGGGTAACAGAAGATATGTATAAAAACGCCTTGGCAACTGCCGGTATAAAAGATGCAGAGATTTATGTTACGGCTCCTTTTGAAGTTTCCGGTACAGCTGCCTTAACGGGCTTAATTAAAGCATACGAAGTGACAACAGACACCAAAATATCTGAGGAACAAAAACAAGCCGCCAATGAAGAAATGGTTGAAACAGCCAAACTAGGTGACCAAATCGGTACAGATGAAGCTACATCACTGGTTGAGTCCATTAAAGAAGAGATCGCTGTTAACCCGCCTCAAAATGATGCTGATTTGCGCAGCATCATCGAAAAGGCAGCAGAGCAGCTTGGCATCACGTTAACGGAGCAACAGATCCAGAGCCTAATCGATTTATTTAACAAGCTTCAGGATCTAGGAATTGACTGGAACAAAGTTGGAGAGCAAATAAATGCCGCTAAAGATAAAGTGACCAATTATCTTCAATCAGAAGAAGGGCAATCCTTCCTTGATAAATTAAAAGTATTTTTTGTAAGTCTAATCGACGCAATTAAATCCTTATTCTCCTAA
- the lysA gene encoding diaminopimelate decarboxylase encodes MHFYGTGKMSEHGHLEIGGVDTVSLAEQYGTPLYIYDVALIRERARMFRDTFGRLGVDAQVAYASKAFSSIAMFQLAMEEGLSLDVVSAGELYTALQAGFPVERIHLHGNNKSVDELEMALEAGVGCIVIDNFHEIAILEELCKMKGKLCSILLRVTPGIEAHTHDYILTGQEDSKFGFDLWNGQAEQALQIVLRSEYFDVLGIHCHIGSQIFETTGFILAAKKISEQIANWNQTYGFSPKVLNLGGGFGIRYTEEDEPIPVSRYVEEIVSEVKSDFEEAGLSMPEIWIEPGRSLVGDAGTTIYEIGSSKHVPGTRKYWAVDGGMSDNIRPALYQANYEAALANRLNDEVFEEVAIAGKCCESGDMLIWDLPLPKVKPGDLLAVFCTGAYGYSMSNNYNRLRRPAVVFVENGESRLVVKRESLEDLIKNDLPLYE; translated from the coding sequence ATGCACTTTTATGGGACAGGAAAAATGAGTGAACATGGCCATTTAGAAATAGGGGGAGTAGATACTGTTTCTCTTGCAGAGCAATATGGCACTCCCTTATACATATATGATGTGGCTTTAATTAGAGAACGGGCAAGAATGTTCAGAGATACGTTTGGCAGGCTGGGTGTTGATGCTCAGGTGGCCTATGCGAGCAAAGCCTTTTCTTCCATTGCGATGTTTCAGCTTGCTATGGAAGAAGGGCTATCTTTGGATGTAGTTTCTGCAGGCGAATTGTATACAGCCCTCCAGGCCGGATTTCCGGTTGAACGGATTCATTTACATGGAAATAATAAAAGTGTTGATGAATTAGAAATGGCGCTTGAAGCGGGGGTTGGCTGTATCGTAATTGATAATTTTCACGAGATTGCTATTTTAGAAGAGCTGTGCAAAATGAAAGGTAAACTATGCTCCATACTTTTACGGGTAACTCCTGGAATTGAAGCGCATACTCATGATTATATTCTAACAGGACAAGAGGATTCTAAATTTGGATTTGATCTATGGAATGGCCAGGCGGAACAAGCTCTGCAAATTGTACTGCGGAGCGAGTATTTTGACGTATTGGGTATACACTGCCATATTGGTTCACAAATATTTGAAACAACCGGATTTATTTTGGCCGCTAAAAAGATTAGTGAACAAATTGCGAATTGGAATCAAACATATGGATTTTCACCAAAGGTTTTAAATTTAGGTGGTGGTTTTGGAATCCGTTATACAGAAGAGGATGAGCCTATTCCTGTCTCTCGCTATGTAGAAGAAATTGTGAGTGAAGTAAAATCCGATTTTGAAGAAGCTGGTCTGTCTATGCCGGAAATTTGGATTGAACCAGGGCGCTCATTGGTTGGGGATGCCGGAACAACCATTTACGAAATTGGATCAAGTAAGCATGTGCCGGGAACTCGTAAATATTGGGCGGTTGATGGAGGAATGAGTGATAATATTCGTCCTGCTCTCTATCAGGCAAATTATGAAGCTGCTCTTGCCAATCGCCTGAATGATGAAGTATTTGAAGAAGTAGCCATAGCAGGGAAGTGCTGTGAAAGCGGGGATATGTTAATTTGGGATCTTCCGCTGCCTAAGGTTAAGCCTGGGGATCTGCTGGCGGTCTTTTGTACAGGTGCATATGGTTACTCAATGTCCAATAACTACAACAGGCTCCGTCGTCCTGCGGTTGTGTTTGTAGAAAATGGGGAATCGCGTCTTGTTGTGAAAAGAGAGAGTCTTGAAGATCTAATAAAAAATGACCTGCCATTATATGAATAA
- a CDS encoding spore germination protein, whose translation MQANQKEKTPISSDIQAVKQYMEKNVGLGVSFDLGVREILIRDTMMQMYYVNGLCDTSFIIEILETLTDINEQEDNALDVPIYDLVKNRLVQQSVEVVQTMDEMVDQVLSGLISIIVAGSGKALIVDVRSYPGRQPQEPDTERITRGARDGYVENIIINTALTRRRIRDERLRFEIMRVGERSKTDIAIGYIDGVANPKLVNIIRDELKSIEIDGLTMAEKTVEEYLVNQGYNPYPMVRYTERADVGANHLLEGHVLIYVDTSPSIMITPTTFFHHVQHAEEYRQAASVGTILRWFRFLGIFASLFILPLWLLFVLEPHLLPETMKFIGPQDDAHVHILLQIAVAEVGIELLRIASIHTPAPLSSAMGLIAAVLIGQIAIDVGWMVPEVLLYVAIASIGSFATPSLELGLANKYMRYLILIFTALFHVPGYMVANTLFIFFLTRLNTLSTPYLWPFIPFAPKALSNIIIRRPVPGRHLRPRILHPVDRTK comes from the coding sequence ATGCAGGCCAATCAAAAGGAGAAAACACCCATATCGAGTGACATACAGGCCGTAAAGCAATACATGGAGAAAAATGTGGGTCTTGGAGTAAGTTTTGATTTAGGAGTAAGAGAAATCCTGATTCGCGATACAATGATGCAAATGTATTATGTTAATGGTTTGTGTGATACCAGTTTTATCATAGAGATTTTAGAGACATTGACTGATATTAATGAACAAGAAGACAATGCCTTGGATGTCCCTATCTATGACCTGGTTAAAAATCGGCTAGTACAACAATCTGTCGAGGTTGTTCAAACGATGGATGAAATGGTAGATCAGGTATTGTCAGGCTTGATTTCCATTATTGTTGCAGGCAGCGGAAAAGCTCTGATCGTAGATGTGAGGAGTTATCCGGGGAGACAGCCCCAGGAACCGGATACAGAGAGGATCACAAGAGGAGCAAGGGACGGTTATGTTGAAAATATTATTATTAACACTGCCTTAACACGCAGGAGAATTCGCGATGAACGTTTGCGATTCGAAATTATGCGTGTTGGAGAACGCTCCAAAACAGATATTGCGATTGGATATATTGATGGGGTAGCTAATCCGAAGCTCGTTAATATCATTCGGGATGAACTGAAATCAATTGAAATTGATGGATTGACGATGGCCGAAAAAACGGTTGAGGAATATTTGGTCAATCAAGGGTATAATCCTTATCCAATGGTTCGCTATACCGAGCGGGCAGATGTAGGAGCCAACCATTTACTCGAAGGGCATGTCCTTATTTATGTAGATACGTCGCCAAGTATCATGATTACACCGACGACCTTTTTCCATCATGTCCAGCATGCAGAGGAATACAGACAGGCAGCTTCAGTGGGCACCATTCTTAGATGGTTCCGTTTTCTCGGTATTTTTGCTTCTCTTTTTATATTGCCATTATGGTTATTATTTGTATTGGAACCCCATTTGCTACCAGAAACTATGAAGTTTATTGGTCCGCAGGATGATGCACATGTTCATATTCTATTACAGATTGCTGTAGCGGAGGTTGGAATTGAACTGCTCAGAATTGCTTCGATACATACACCTGCTCCTTTATCATCAGCCATGGGACTTATTGCTGCCGTCCTAATTGGTCAAATAGCCATTGATGTTGGTTGGATGGTACCTGAGGTATTACTATATGTAGCCATTGCATCGATTGGCAGTTTTGCCACTCCAAGCTTGGAGCTCGGCTTGGCCAATAAATATATGCGCTATCTGATTTTAATTTTTACTGCTTTGTTCCATGTACCCGGGTACATGGTTGCCAATACGCTCTTCATTTTTTTTCTAACCAGATTAAATACGTTATCTACACCCTATTTATGGCCGTTTATCCCATTTGCACCCAAAGCCCTTTCGAATATTATTATCAGAAGGCCGGTGCCTGGCAGACATTTAAGACCGCGGATTTTACATCCGGTGGATCGTACAAAATAA
- a CDS encoding stage V sporulation protein AE: MKGKRNIIIITDGDEYAKRTIEHVAKEIGGRCISSSYGNPTKMGGAELIKLIKSAAHDPVLVMFDDSGLVGEGAGEQLMKYVAEHPDINLLGILAVASKTKQEEWTKVDVCIDREGNLTGFGVDKFGIPEMDVKRINGDTVYSIDSIHAPIVVGIGDIGKMSKYDDIAKGSPITLSAVKLILERSGYHAGQSKGENTHIE; this comes from the coding sequence TTGAAAGGGAAGCGAAATATCATCATTATCACAGATGGAGACGAATATGCGAAAAGAACGATCGAACATGTAGCAAAAGAAATCGGCGGTCGCTGCATTTCATCCTCCTATGGAAATCCAACAAAAATGGGCGGAGCTGAACTGATTAAACTCATTAAATCTGCAGCCCATGACCCGGTGTTGGTTATGTTTGATGACAGTGGTCTGGTCGGAGAAGGGGCTGGTGAGCAGTTAATGAAATATGTTGCGGAACACCCTGATATCAATCTTCTTGGAATTCTTGCCGTTGCTTCAAAAACGAAACAGGAAGAATGGACAAAAGTAGATGTCTGTATTGATCGCGAAGGGAATCTTACCGGATTTGGCGTTGATAAATTTGGAATACCAGAAATGGATGTTAAACGAATTAATGGAGATACAGTCTATAGTATCGATTCTATTCATGCACCTATTGTTGTCGGTATTGGTGATATAGGCAAAATGTCTAAATATGATGATATTGCTAAAGGCAGTCCCATAACACTTAGTGCTGTAAAACTGATTCTCGAAAGGAGTGGATACCATGCAGGCCAATCAAAAGGAGAAAACACCCATATCGAGTGA
- a CDS encoding stage V sporulation protein AB, translated as MTEFVFVLIVGFSGGVSVGAGYVAFLTVLNIIPRLTQLTKVKSVHYFESAVILGAIGGTISSLWDFSLGLTPILLSIMGIFSGVFNGMLAAALTEVLNVFPILAKRIGMQERILYILMALVLGKIMGSLFQWIVYNQ; from the coding sequence ATGACTGAGTTCGTTTTTGTGCTGATAGTTGGATTCTCAGGTGGGGTATCGGTCGGAGCCGGATATGTGGCTTTCCTGACTGTCCTTAATATTATACCAAGGCTTACACAGCTTACGAAGGTTAAATCTGTTCATTATTTTGAAAGTGCGGTTATACTCGGAGCAATAGGTGGGACCATATCCAGCTTATGGGACTTTTCATTGGGATTAACTCCGATACTCCTATCAATCATGGGCATATTTAGCGGCGTTTTTAACGGGATGCTAGCAGCAGCTTTGACAGAGGTTTTAAATGTCTTTCCGATCTTGGCAAAAAGAATCGGAATGCAGGAGCGGATTCTATATATTCTGATGGCGCTTGTTCTCGGGAAAATAATGGGCTCACTATTTCAGTGGATTGTTTATAATCAATAA
- a CDS encoding stage V sporulation protein AA, which translates to MKIFMEECVYIRLKYRAKVLPNHPIRLSDIANIIGTDEVKEKVGSLVLGEFSKNKNVFILDVTVVLQAIFQHFPEMKMDTYGPSQTIVEVERKTKKVSNLLFILVWIVLFIGAGFAIMNFHEDVSMRELHERLYYMITGKHSANPLVFQIPYSFGLGIGMILFFNHIFTKRLNDEPSPMEVEMFNYQQDLDQYIIMNENKHSITSVKDD; encoded by the coding sequence ATGAAAATATTCATGGAGGAATGTGTTTATATCCGTTTAAAATATCGGGCGAAAGTTTTGCCGAACCATCCGATAAGACTTTCGGATATTGCCAATATAATTGGGACAGACGAAGTAAAAGAAAAGGTTGGAAGTTTAGTTCTGGGTGAATTTTCGAAGAATAAAAATGTTTTTATTCTGGATGTAACGGTTGTTCTCCAAGCAATTTTTCAGCATTTTCCCGAAATGAAAATGGACACCTATGGCCCATCGCAAACAATTGTAGAGGTAGAACGTAAAACGAAGAAAGTATCGAACCTTTTGTTTATTCTTGTGTGGATTGTCCTTTTTATAGGGGCTGGCTTTGCGATTATGAATTTTCATGAGGATGTCAGTATGAGGGAGCTGCATGAACGTCTCTATTATATGATTACCGGTAAGCATTCTGCAAATCCACTTGTATTTCAAATACCCTATTCATTTGGACTCGGAATTGGGATGATTTTGTTCTTTAATCATATTTTCACAAAAAGATTAAATGATGAACCAAGTCCAATGGAAGTAGAGATGTTTAACTATCAGCAGGATTTAGATCAATACATCATTATGAATGAAAACAAACATTCGATTACTTCCGTAAAAGATGACTGA
- the sigF gene encoding RNA polymerase sporulation sigma factor SigF, translating to MDVEVKKGKKTAQLKDEEVKTLILQSQQGDQLARDEIIQKNMRLVWSVVQRFLNRGYEPDDLFQIGCIGLLKSVDKFDLSYNVKFSTYAVPMIIGEIQRFIRDDGTVKVSRSLKEMSNKIRRAKDELSKHFGRTPTITEISEYLDLSPEEIIMAQEASRSPSSIHETVYENDGDPITLLDQIADSSETKWFEKIALKEAIALLDEREKLIVYLRYYKDQTQTEVAERLGISQVQVSRLEKKILNQMKDRMD from the coding sequence ATGGATGTGGAAGTCAAAAAGGGTAAAAAGACCGCCCAGCTTAAGGACGAAGAGGTAAAAACACTTATACTTCAAAGCCAGCAAGGTGACCAATTAGCTAGAGACGAAATCATCCAGAAAAACATGAGGCTTGTATGGTCAGTTGTACAAAGATTTCTTAACAGAGGATATGAACCAGATGACTTATTTCAAATAGGGTGTATTGGTTTATTGAAATCTGTAGATAAATTTGATTTATCCTATAATGTTAAATTTTCAACCTATGCAGTTCCCATGATTATTGGAGAGATTCAGCGTTTCATTCGTGATGACGGCACGGTAAAAGTCAGTCGTTCATTGAAGGAAATGTCCAACAAAATCAGAAGAGCGAAGGATGAATTATCTAAGCACTTCGGACGGACGCCAACCATTACAGAAATCAGTGAGTATTTGGATTTATCACCTGAGGAAATCATTATGGCACAGGAGGCAAGCCGATCGCCTTCTTCAATCCATGAAACGGTTTATGAGAATGACGGCGATCCGATTACCTTGCTAGACCAAATAGCAGATAGTTCAGAGACAAAGTGGTTTGAAAAAATTGCTTTGAAAGAGGCAATCGCCTTATTGGATGAACGAGAGAAATTAATTGTTTATTTACGGTATTATAAGGATCAAACGCAGACGGAGGTTGCAGAGAGGCTAGGAATCTCCCAGGTACAAGTATCTAGATTAGAAAAAAAGATTTTAAATCAAATGAAAGACCGTATGGACTAG
- the spoIIAB gene encoding anti-sigma F factor: protein MKNEMAIEFSALSQNESFARITVAAFIAQLDPTLDELTEIKTVVSEAVTNAIIHGYEGDAKGKIYITAILDLEEERVELTIRDNGIGIRDIDEARQPLYTTKPELERSGMGFTIMENFMDEIYIDSSRGEGTEVRLMKNLSKSKALCN from the coding sequence ATGAAAAACGAAATGGCTATAGAATTTTCTGCATTGAGTCAAAACGAATCATTTGCACGGATTACGGTGGCAGCTTTCATCGCGCAATTGGATCCTACACTTGATGAGTTAACCGAAATTAAAACGGTTGTATCGGAGGCGGTCACCAACGCGATTATCCATGGATATGAGGGAGATGCCAAGGGCAAAATCTATATCACTGCGATATTGGATCTTGAGGAAGAAAGAGTGGAACTGACAATCCGGGATAATGGCATTGGAATCAGAGATATCGATGAAGCAAGGCAGCCTTTGTATACAACAAAGCCAGAATTGGAAAGGTCCGGTATGGGCTTTACCATAATGGAGAACTTTATGGATGAGATTTATATCGATTCATCCAGAGGTGAAGGAACAGAGGTAAGGCTTATGAAAAATCTTTCCAAAAGCAAAGCTTTATGTAATTAA